The following nucleotide sequence is from Mesobacillus jeotgali.
TTTTACCATCTGGGGTAAGTCTATTGCTGTGGAAATTCAGTTACTATTTTCGAGAAAGAAAGAAGAAGTGAGGGGATTCACCTATGATTATTTTGAATTTTTTGCACATTTCACACTTAAAACACAGTCGTGAATTTTGCGTGGAGGATATTACAAAGGAATAAAAAAAGTCCGCAACAGAAACTGCGGACTTGAGACTTATTAAACATATATAAAATAACCAATAAACAAGAAACCCAGAACATACATTATTGGATGGACTTCCCTAAGCTTTCCCATGCCAAGCATCATCAATGGATATAGAATGAAACCAAGGGCAATTCCTGTTGCGACACTGAAGGTGAGCGGCATCATGATGATTGTTACGAATGAAGGGATAATCACAGCAAGATTACTCCAGTTGATTTTACTGATTTCAGTTGCCATCAACGCACCAACAATGATGAGTGCCGGAGCGGTAACTTCCGGTGTAATAACAGACAAGATTGGCGAGAAGAGCATCGCAACACCGAAGCAAGCTGCAATGATCACTGAAGTGAAACCCGTCCGCCCGCCGACCGCGATTCCTGCTGATGATTCAACGAATGATGCCGTTGTCGACGTCCCCATTACAGCACCGGCAACAGCAGAACCTGCGTCTGCAAGGAGTGCACGGCCTGCATTGGGAATTTTATTATCCTTCATTAAACCAGCCTGGCTGGCGACCGCAATAAGTGCTCCAGCAGTATCAAAGAAAGCAACAAACAGGAATGTGAAAATGACAGCAAGGACATCTGGAGAGAAAATATCTCCAAGGTGATTAAAGACAACACCAAACGTTGGTGAGATGTCAGGAACCGAGCCGACGATTGC
It contains:
- a CDS encoding NCS2 family permease — its product is MKNFFQFAERNTNYKQETLAGVTTFLSMAYILVVNPLILSQAGMDKGAVFTATALSAIIGSLLIGLLANFPIGIAPSMGLNSFFTFTVSIGMGVQWEVALTGVFIAGVLFVILSLLKIREKIINVIPQDLKHAIAAGIGFFVAFIGLKNAGIIVGSEATFVSIGNLTSGPVLLALFGFIVSVIMMVRGISGGIFYGMVIATIIGIVTGLIEKPTAIVGSVPDISPTFGVVFNHLGDIFSPDVLAVIFTFLFVAFFDTAGALIAVASQAGLMKDNKIPNAGRALLADAGSAVAGAVMGTSTTASFVESSAGIAVGGRTGFTSVIIAACFGVAMLFSPILSVITPEVTAPALIIVGALMATEISKINWSNLAVIIPSFVTIIMMPLTFSVATGIALGFILYPLMMLGMGKLREVHPIMYVLGFLFIGYFIYV